One part of the Triplophysa dalaica isolate WHDGS20190420 chromosome 25, ASM1584641v1, whole genome shotgun sequence genome encodes these proteins:
- the khdrbs1b gene encoding KH domain-containing, RNA-binding, signal transduction-associated protein 1b, protein METESKYLPQLLAERDSLDSSFTHATKLISAEIERVQKGDTEKDTESYLDLFTTKNIKLKERVLIPVKQYPKFNFVGKILGPQGNTIKRLQEETGAKISVLGKGSMRDKTKEDGLRKSGEPKYAHLSMELHVFLEVFAPVPEAYLRMAHAMEEIKKFLFPDMMDDICQEQFMEMKYLNGGQEHGARGRGGPPVRGRGAPPPSGPPRGRGMPPRGAVRGGPPRGGAVRGAPAGRGGPPTQSPRGAAAGRARPPAPSGQRMPPPQPPHPPAQETYEEYSYDENYTEPAYESYESYYTQPQAEPEYYDYGHGEPQEGYESYAQDDWNGTQRTSTTTGGKAPAQRQTKPGYREHPYGRY, encoded by the exons ATGGAGACCGAGAGTAAATATCTCCCTCAGCTGCTGGCGGAGCGCGACAGCCTGGACTCATCGTTCACACACGCCACGAAACTTATCTCGGCAG AAATCGAGAGGGTCCAGAAAGgcgacacagagaaagatacagAAAGCTACCTGGACCTCTTCACAACGAAAAACATCAAACTGAAGGAAAGGGTCCTCATACCTGTCAAACAGTACCCTAAG TTTAACTTTGTGGGGAAGATCCTTGGACCGCAGGGGAACACCATCAAGAGGCTGCAGGAGGAGACGGGTGCTAAGATCTCGGTTCTTGGGAAGGGATCCATGAGGGACAAAACTAAG GAGGACGGTTTGAGGAAAAGCGGAGAGCCGAAGTACGCACATCTGTCCATGGAGCTCCATGTGTTCCTCGAGGTGTTTGCTCCTGTTCCCGAGGCATATCTGCGCATGGCGCACGCTATGGAAGAGATCAAGAAGTTTCTGTTTCCT GACATGATGGATGATATTTGCCAAGAGCAGTTTATGgagatgaaatatttaaatgggGGACAGGAGCATGGAGCCAGAGGCCGCGGCGGACCGCCCGTCAGAGGCCGTGGAGCCCCCCCTCCTTCAGGACCACCCAG GGGTCGCGGTATGCCCCCGCGCGGAGCGGTTCGTGGTGGACCCCCTCGAGGAGGAGCTGTAAGGGGGGCTCCAGCAGGAAGAGGCGGGCCTCCGACCCAGTCTCCAAGAGGAGCAGCTGCCGGACGTGCCCGTCCCCCTGCCCCTTCAGGACAGAGGATGCCCCCTCCGCAACCCCCACATCCTCCAGCGCAAGAGACATATGAAGAATAT TCCTATGATGAGAACTACACAGAGCCAGCATATGAATCCTATGAGAGCTACTACACTCAACCACAGGC agAACCGGAATACTACGACTATGGGCATGGAGAGCCACAGGAGGGGTACGAAAGCTACG CTCAGGATGACTGGAACGGAACACAGCGCACTTCTACCACCACTGGTGGGAAAGCTCCCGCTCAGAGACAGACTAAGCCCGGATACAGAGAGCACCCCTATGGACGATACTAA